The following are encoded together in the Deinococcus humi genome:
- a CDS encoding phosphodiester glycosidase family protein has protein sequence MILARLLPVFLLMSCTPASQAFKLDRVVSGGMLYTVAEVDPARDRLELHWLNPTTGQPYASFSQVQARLGKQGRELLFATNSGIYAPGLRPLGLHVEGGKTLVPLNDARSGGNFALLPNGVFWVKGTQAGVTETGAYRRLSPQPTFATQSGPLLLADGQIHPAFNRGSSSFKVRSGVGVCKDGRVRFAVSAGPVNFYAFAVFFRDRLKCADALYLDGSISAYATPENNTQLADFAGIWTVSR, from the coding sequence ATGATCCTCGCCCGTTTACTGCCCGTTTTTCTGCTGATGTCATGTACGCCCGCCTCTCAAGCCTTCAAACTGGACAGGGTGGTCTCCGGCGGCATGCTGTACACCGTCGCCGAGGTTGATCCGGCGAGAGACCGGCTGGAGTTGCACTGGCTCAATCCCACCACCGGGCAGCCCTACGCCAGCTTCTCGCAGGTACAGGCCCGCCTGGGCAAGCAGGGCCGCGAGTTGCTGTTCGCCACCAACAGCGGCATCTACGCGCCGGGGCTGCGTCCACTGGGCCTGCATGTGGAGGGAGGCAAGACGCTGGTGCCGCTCAATGACGCCCGTTCCGGCGGCAACTTCGCGCTGCTGCCCAACGGCGTGTTCTGGGTCAAGGGGACGCAGGCAGGCGTGACGGAAACCGGGGCGTACCGCCGCCTGAGTCCGCAGCCCACCTTCGCCACACAGTCGGGACCGCTACTGCTGGCGGACGGGCAGATCCATCCTGCCTTCAACCGGGGCAGCAGTTCCTTCAAGGTTCGCAGCGGGGTGGGTGTCTGCAAGGACGGCCGGGTACGCTTCGCCGTCAGCGCCGGTCCAGTCAATTTCTACGCCTTTGCCGTTTTCTTCCGTGACCGACTGAAATGCGCGGACGCGCTGTATCTGGACGGCAGCATCAGCGCCTATGCCACGCCGGAGAACAACACCCAGCTGGCGGATTTCGCGGGCATCTGGACGGTCAGCCGCTGA